The proteins below are encoded in one region of Thermovirga sp.:
- a CDS encoding MoaD/ThiS family protein, with translation MQGKGVLVKFFGPWERAAGTEELYLPLDGPITVSRLVEGLASVYGEKFPSRGDGLICLYDAEAGPKALDGDDEVAPGSTVLFLGVIESG, from the coding sequence ATGCAGGGAAAGGGCGTACTGGTCAAGTTCTTTGGTCCCTGGGAACGGGCCGCCGGAACGGAGGAGCTGTATTTGCCGCTCGATGGTCCGATAACCGTATCTCGCCTCGTCGAAGGGTTGGCCTCCGTCTACGGCGAGAAATTTCCCTCCCGAGGGGATGGTTTGATCTGCCTCTACGACGCCGAGGCGGGACCCAAGGCCCTCGATGGGGACGACGAGGTGGCGCCGGGTTCCACCGTCCTGTTCCTGGGGGTT
- a CDS encoding CBS domain-containing protein, whose amino-acid sequence MLVGDLMDRDLTAVSPETTIAEAVEIMAGQRVTGIPVVGEDGKVVGFLSEKDIVRAALPGYYDLLKDSSFLPDYGQFQKRLREISLERVDKHMQIRVIVLEEQDTDLNAAMVLITKNLKRAPVVNDGVFSGVLSRSDLLGYILHSKREPSD is encoded by the coding sequence ATGCTCGTAGGTGACCTGATGGACAGGGACCTCACCGCCGTTTCGCCCGAAACGACTATCGCGGAAGCCGTGGAGATCATGGCCGGGCAAAGAGTCACGGGAATTCCCGTGGTCGGTGAAGACGGAAAGGTGGTGGGCTTCCTGAGCGAAAAGGATATCGTAAGGGCGGCTCTACCCGGTTATTACGATCTTTTGAAGGATTCTTCCTTTTTGCCCGATTACGGCCAGTTCCAGAAGAGGTTGAGAGAGATAAGCCTCGAAAGGGTCGACAAGCATATGCAGATCCGGGTGATCGTTCTCGAGGAGCAGGATACGGACCTGAACGCGGCGATGGTCCTGATAACGAAAAACCTGAAAAGGGCGCCCGTCGTGAACGACGGCGTCTTCTCGGGGGTTCTGAGCAGGTCGGACCTCCTGGGTTACATCCTTCACTCCAAAAGGGAACCTTCCGACTGA